The following are encoded together in the Lactuca sativa cultivar Salinas chromosome 1, Lsat_Salinas_v11, whole genome shotgun sequence genome:
- the LOC111906488 gene encoding protein S-acyltransferase 8 codes for MEKRVYEVWKGRNKFLLGGRLIFGPDARSILVSASMIMVPVVIFCNFIGRHLLHEFPSYNAGYMIVVAPFLFTIYVLVLLLLTSSRDPGIVPRNLHPPEEELRYESSVSNDKTPSLQFPRTKEVIVNGVSVRVKYCDTCMLYRPPRCSHCSVCNNCVERFDHHCPWVGQCIGLRNYRFFFLFVSSSTLLCIYVFCMSAFYIKVLMRDYGGSIWSGMRESPLAVVLMAYCFIALWFVGGLTGFHLYLISSNQTTYENFRYRADNRINIYDQGCAGNFKEVFCTKIKPSRNKFRAFMEEVHRPPPPATSRESGGEDSGPEDRRVKVEDDMDLGGDLLKISQRHDIKDINSRHHNSSEFDSVLGSESHQVLAMNLNVDESRGYAAERQGYQ; via the exons ATGGAGAAGAGAGTATACGAAGTCTGGAAAGGGAGAAAT AAGTTCCTTCTTGGAGGAAGGTTGATCTTTGGTCCAGATGCTAGGTCTATACTTGTTTCTGCATCAATGATCATGGTTCCTGTTGTTATTTTCTGTAATTTCATTGGAAGACATCTTCTCCATGAGTTTCCTTCATATAATGCAGGATATATGATTGTTGTGGCACCATTTCTGTTCACAATCTAT GTATTGGTACTTCTTCTTCTTACTTCATCTCGAGACCCTGGAATCGTTCCTCGTAACTTACATCCACCTGAAGAAGAACTCCGGTATGAAAGTTCGGTATCAAACGATAAAACACCGAGCTTACAATTTCCTCGTACAAAAGAAGTTATTGTGAACGGAGTGTCGGTTAGAGTCAAATACTGTGACACGTGCATGCTTTATCGACCTCCTCGTTGCTCTCATTGTTCCGTTTGTAACAATTGTGTCGAGCGCTTCGATCACCATTGTCCGTGGGTTGGCCAATGCATCGGATTG CGTAATTACCGATTCTTCTTTTTATTTGTTTCTTCTTCGACGCTTCTTTGTATCTATGTATTTTGTATGTCGGCTTTTTACATCAAGGTTTTGATGAGGGATTATGGTGGCTCGATTTGGAGCGGGATGAGAGAATCTCCTCTTGCGGTGGTGTTGATGGCTTATTGTTTTATTGCACTCTGGTTCGTTGGTGGGCTTACGGGTTTTCATCTTTATCTCATTAGCTCAAACCAG ACTACCTATGAAAACTTCCGGTATCGAGCAGACAATAGGATCAATATTTATGATCAAGGTTGTGCAGGAAATTTCAAAGAAGTATTCTGCACAAAGATAAAGCCTTCAAGAAACAAGTTCCGGGCTTTCATGGAAGAAGTCCACCGGCCACCACCTCCAGCCACCTCTCGGGAATCCGGTGGGGAGGACTCCGGCCCGGAGGACCGCCGTGTGAAGGTTGAAGATGATATGGATTTAGGTGGAGACCTTTTGAAAATCTCTCAGCGCCACGACATCAAAGACATAAACTCCCGCCACCATAATTCTTCTGAATTTGATTCTGTTTTAGGTTCAGAGAGCCATCAAGTCCTTGCTATGAACTTGAATGTAGATGAGAGTAGAGGCTATGCTGCAGAAAGGCAAGGGTACCAATGA